A genomic window from Cricetulus griseus strain 17A/GY chromosome 4, alternate assembly CriGri-PICRH-1.0, whole genome shotgun sequence includes:
- the Eif4g1 gene encoding eukaryotic translation initiation factor 4 gamma 1 isoform X1, translated as MNKAPQPTGPPPARSPGLPQPAFPPGQTAPVVFSTPQATQMNTPSQPRQHFYPSRAQPPSSAASRVQSAAPARPGPATHVYPAGSQVMMIPSQISYSASQGAYYIPGQGRSTYVVPTQQYPVQPGAPGFYPGASPTEFGTYAGAYYPAQGVQQFPASVAPAPVLMNQPPQIAPKRERKTIRIRDPNQGGKDITEEIMSGARTASTPTPPQTGGGLEPQPNGESPQVAVIIRPDDRSQGAAIGGRPGLSGPEHSPGTESPSSPSPTPSPPPILEPGSESNLGVLSIPGDTMTTGMIQMSVEESTPISCETGEPYCLSPEPTLAEPILEVEVTLSKPIPESEFSSSPLQVSTALLPHRVEAHEPNGMAPSEDLDPEVESSLEPASPPLSACASESPVPIAPTVQPEELLNGAPSPPAVDLSPVSEPEEQAREVSSMAPATILCATPPVAPSETSAQEEEIEEEEGGEAESEKGAEDLPLDSTPVPAQLSQNLEVAAATQVAVSVPKRRRKIKELNKKEAVGDLLDAFKEVDTAVPEVENQPPTGSTPNPESEGSTVPPQPEEADETWDSKEDKIHNAENIQPGEQKYEYKSDQWKPLNLEEKKRYDREFLLGFQFIFASMQKPEGLPHITDVVLDKANKTPLRPLDPSRLPGINSGPDFTPSFANLGRPTLNNRGPPRGGPGGELPRGPQAGLGPRRSQQGPRKETRKIISSVIMTEDIKLNKAEKAWKPSSKRTAADKDRGEEDADGSKTQDLFRRVRSILNKLTPQMFQQLMKQVTQLAIDTEERLKGVIDLIFEKAISEPNFSVAYANMCRCLMALKVPTTEKPTVTVNFRKLLLNRCQKEFEKDKDDDEVFEKKQKEMDEAATAEERGRLKEELEEARDIARRRSLGNIKFIGELFKLKMLTEAIMHDCVVKLLKNHDEESLECLCRLLTTIGKDLDFAKAKPRMDQYFNQMEKIIKEKKTSSRIRFMLQDVLDLRQSNWVPRRGDQGPKTIDQIHKEAEMEEHREHIKVQQLMAKGSDKRRGGPPGPPISRGLPLVDDGGWNTVPISKGSRPIDTSRLTKITKPGSIDSNNQLFAPGGRLSWGKGSSGGSGAKPSDTASEATRPATSTLNRFSALQQALPTENTDNRRVVQRSSLSRERGEKAGDRGDRLERSERGGDRGDRLDRARTPATKRSFSKEVEERSRERPSQPEGLRKAASLTEDRGRDPVKREATLPPVSPPKAALSEDEVEKKSKAIIEEYLHLNDMKEAVQCVQELASPSLLFIFVRHGIESTLERSTIAREHMGRLLHQLLCAGHLSTAQYYQGLYETLELAEDMEIDIPHVWLYLAELITPILQEDGVPMGELFREITKPLRPMGKATSLLLEILGLLCKSMGPKKVGMLWREAGLSWREFLAEGQDVSTFVAEQKVEYTLGEECEAPGQRPLAFEELRKQLEKLLKEDSSNQPVFDWIEANLNEQQIASNTLVRALMTTVCYSAIIFETPLRVDVAVLKVRARLLQKYLCDEQKELQALYALQALVVTLEQPANLLRMFFDALYDEDVVKEDAFYSWESSKDPAEQQGKGVALKSVTAFFNWLREAEEEESDHN; from the exons ATGAACAAAGCTCCTCAGCCCACAGGCCCCCCACCCGCCAGGTCCCCTGGACTCCCACAG CCAGCGTTTCCCCCGGGGCAGACTGCACCGGTGGTGTTTAGCACGCCACAAGCGACACAAATGAACACGCCTTCTCAGCCCCGCCAG CACTTCTACCCTAGCCGGGCCCAGCCCCCGAGCAGTGCAGCCtccagagtgcagagtgcagccCCTGCCCGTCCTGGCCCAGCTACCCATGTCTACCCTGCTGGATCCCAAGTAATGATGATCCCTTCCCAGATCTCCTATTCCGCCTCCCAAGGAGCCTACTATATCCCTGGACAG GGGCGTTCTACGTATGTTGTCCCAACACAGCAGTACCCTGTGCAGCCAGGAGCCCCAGGCTTCTATCCGGGTGCAAGCCCTACCGAGTTTGGGACCTACG CTGGTGCCTATTATCCAGCACAAGGTGTGCAGCAGTTTCCTGCTAGTGTGGCTCCTGCCCCAGTTCTGATGAACCAGCCACCCCAGATTGCTCCTAAGAGGGAGCGGAAAACT atCCGAATCCGAGACCCAAACCAAGGAGGGAAGGATATCACAGAAGAGATCATGTCTGGGGCCCGCACTGCCTCCacacccactcctccccag ACGGGAGGCGGTCTGGAGCCTCAGCCTAATGGGGAGTCGCCTCAGGTTGCTGTCATTATCCGGCCAg ATGACCggtcacagggagcagccatTGGGGGGCGGCCAGGACTGTCTGGCCCAGAGCACAGCCCTGGCACAGAATCTCCTTCATCGCCTTCTCCAACCCCATCACCACCCCCAATTTTGGAGCCGGGGTCTGAGTCTAATCTTGGAGTCCTCTCTATTCCTGGGGACACTATGACAACGGGGATGATACAAATGTCTGTAGAAGAATCGACTCCCATCTCTTGTGAAACTGGGGAGCCATATTGCCTCTCTCCAGAACCCACTCTTGCTGAACCCATACTGGAAGTAGAAGTGACACTCAGCAAACCCATTCCAGAATCTGAGTTCTCTTCCAGTCCTCTCCAGGTTTCCACGGCCCTGTTGCCTCACAGGGTGGAAGCTCATGAGCCTAATGGCATGGCCCCATCTGAGGATCTGGACCCAGAGGTGGAGTCAAGCTTAGAGCcagcttctcctcctctttcagcTTGTGCTTCTGAGTCACCTGTGCCCATTGCTCCAACTGTCCAACCTGAGGAACTGCTTAATGGAGCCCCCTCGCCACCAGCTGTGGACTTAAGCCCAGTCAGTGAGCCAGAGGAACAGGCCAGGGAGGTTTCGTCCATGGCACCAGCCACCATTCTGTGTGCCACTCCACCTGTGGCTCCTTCAGAGACTTCTGCTCaggaggaagaaatagaggaagaagaaggcgGGGAAGCTGAGAGTGAGAAGGGAGCCGAGGACCTCCCCCTTGACAGCACTCCTGTCCCAGCCCAGTTGTCTCAGAATTTAGAGGTGGCAGCAGCCACCCAAG TGGCAGTATCTGTGCCAAAGAGGAGGCGGAAAATTAAAGAGCTAAATAAGAAGGAGGCTGTGGGTGATCTTCTGGATGCCTTCAAGGAG GTGGACACAGCAGTACCAGAGGTAGAGAATCAGCCTCCCACAGGCAGCACCCCAAACCCAGAGTCAGAGGGCAGCACTGTGCCCCCACAGCCTGAGGAAGCAGATGAAACCTGGGACTCTAAGGAAGACAAAATTCACAATGCTGAGAACATCCAGCCTGGGGAACAGAAGTATGAGTATAAGTCAG ATCAGTGGAAGCCTCTGAACCTTGAGGAGAAGAAGCGCTATGACAGGGAGTTCCTGCTGGGCTTTCAGTTTATCTTTGCTAGTATGCAGAAACCAGAAGGATTGCCCCATATCACCGATGTGGTCCTGGACAAG GCCAATAAAACACCTCTTCGGCCGCTGGATCCCTCCAGACTACCTGGCATAAACAGTGGCCCAGATTTCACTCCATCCTTTGCCAACCTTGGCCGACCAACCCTCAACAACCGTGGGCCCCCAAGGGGTGGGCCAGGTGGGGAGCTGCCCCGAGGGCCG caggctggcctgggacccAGGCGCTCTCAGCAGGGCCCACGAAAGGAAACTCGCAAGATCATTTCCTCAGTGATAATGACTGAAGACATAAAACTGAACAAAGCCGAGAAGGCTTGGAAACCCAGTAGCAAACGGACAGCCGCTGATAAGGATCGAGGGGAAGAGGATGCTGATGGGAGCAAAACCCAG GACCTGTTCCGCAGGGTGCGCTCCATCCTGAACAAGCTGACACCCCAGATgttccagcagctgatgaagcAGGTGACACAGCTGGCCATTGACACTGAGGAACGCCTCAAAGGAGTTATTGACCTCATCTTTGAGAAAGCCATTTCAGAGCccaatttctctgtggcttatgCCAACATGTGCCGCTGCCTCATGGCC CTGAAAGTGCCCACTACAGAAAAGCCAACAGTGACTGTGAATTTTCGAAAACTGTTGTTAAATCGATGCCAGAAGGAATTTGAGAAAGACAAAGATGATGATGAAGTttttgaaaaaaagcaaaaagagatgGATGAAGCTGCTACG GCAGAAGAACGGGGACGCCTGAAAGAAGAGCTAGAAGAGGCCCGGGACATAGCTCGACGGCGCTCTTTAGGGAATATCAAGTTCATTGGAGAGTTATTCAAACTGAAGATGTTGACAGAAGCAATAATGCATGACTGTGTGGTCAAACTACTTAAGAACCATGATGAAGAGTCCCTGGAATGTCTCTGCCGTCTCCTCACCACTATTGGCAAAGACCTGGACTTTGCAAAAGCCAAG CCTCGAATGGATCAGTATTTCaaccaaatggaaaaaattattaaagaaaagaagacCTCATCTCGAATCCGTTTTATGTTGCAGGATGTATTGGATCTGCGGCAG AGCAATTGGGTGCCTCGACGAGGGGATCAGGGTCCCAAGACTATTGATCAGATCCACAAGGAGGCTGAGATGGAAGAGCACCGAGAACACATCAAAGTGCAGCAACTCATGGCCAAGGGCAGCGACAAGCGTCGGGGTGGCCCTCCAGGCCCGCCcatta GCCGTGGCCTTCCACTTGTGGATGATGGTGGCTGGAATACAGTCCCCATTAGCAAAGGCAGCCGCCCCATTGATACCTCACGGCTCACCAAGATCACCAAG CCTGGATCCATTGATTCCAACAACCAGCTCTTTGCACCAGGAGGACGACTGAGTTGGGGCAAGGGCAGCAGTGGGGGCTCAGGAGCCAAGCCCTCAGACACAG CGTCAGAAGCTACTCGTCCAGCTACTAGTACCTTGAATCGCTTTTCTGCTCTTCAACAAGCATTGCCCACAGAGAACACAGATAACAGGCGTGTTGTACAGAG GAGTAGCTTAAGCCGGGAACGAGGTGAGAAAGCTGGGGACCGGGGAGACCGACTAGAGCGGAGTGAGCGGGGAGGTGACCGTGGGGACCGACTTGATCGTGCCAGAACACCAGCCACCAAGAGAAGTTTTAGCAAGGAAGTGGAGGAGCGGAGTAGAGAGCGGCCTTCCCAGCCCGAGGGACTGCGCAAGGCAGCCAGCCTCACAGAAGATCGTGGTCGGGATCCTG TGAAGCGGGAAGCCACTCTACCTCCGGTGAGCCCTCCAAAGGCTGCACTCTCTGAGGATGAAGTGGAGAAGAAATCTAAGGCCATCATTGAGGAATATCTCCATCTCAATGACATGAAG GAGGCAGTACAGTGTGTCCAGGAGCTGGCTTCACCCTCCTTGCTCTTCATCTTTGTGCGGCATGGCATTGAGTCCACGCTGGAACGTAGCACTATTGCTCGTGAACATATGGGGCGACTGCTACACCAGCTGCTCTGCGCAGGGCACCTCTCCACTGCCCAGTATTACCAAGG gCTGTATGAAACACTAGAATTAGCTGAGGACATGGAAATTGACATCCCTCATGTATGGCTTTACCTGGCAGAACTGATAACACCCATTCTCCAGGAAGATGGGGTGCCCATGGGAGAGCTCTTCAG GGAAATTACGAAGCCTCTGAGACCCATGGGCAAAGCTACTTCTTTGTTGCTGGAGATCCTGGGtctcctatgcaagagcatg ggtCCCAAAAAGGTGGGAATGCTGTGGCGAGAGGCTGGGCTGAGCTGGAGGGAATTTCTAGCAGAAGGCCAAGACGTTAGCACATTTGTGGCTGAACAG AAGGTGGAATATACCTTGGGAGAAGAGTGTGAGGCTCCGGGCCAGAGGCCACTTGCCTTTGAGGAGCTGCGAAAGCAGCTGGAGAAGCTGCTGAAGGAGGACAGCAGTAACCAGCCGGTGTTTGACTGGATAGAG GCCAACCTGAATGAGCAGCAGATAGCATCCAATACATTAGTTCGAGCCCTCATGACAACTGTCTGTTATTCTGCAATTATCT TTGAGACTCCTCTCCGAGTGGATGTTGCAGTGTTGAAAGTGCGAGCGAGACTGCTACAGAAATACTTGTGTGATGAGCAGAAGGAGCTACAAGCACTCTACGCCCTCCAGGCCCTTGTAGTGACCTTAGAACAGCCTGCCA